A DNA window from Theobroma cacao cultivar B97-61/B2 chromosome 5, Criollo_cocoa_genome_V2, whole genome shotgun sequence contains the following coding sequences:
- the LOC18599508 gene encoding ATPase family AAA domain-containing protein 3 translates to MAKTYAMGLISALAAASASSSLLSQTNNNIAFADGPFNFPLFSSPSPSSGSPQSSSGQLQSQPSVSPASTADKEASGSVRVRNDNPRTSSAGFDPEALERGAKALREISSSPNAKKSFELMKKQEETRQAELAEKAAEFKAMQAQAETERQRVIYDEQKKLTQHQAQTKSQMARYEDELARKRMQAENEYQRARNQELVKQQEESAIRQEQARRATEEQIQAQRRQTEREKAEIERETIRVRAMAEAEGRAHEAKLAEEVNRRILIDRANAEREKWVAAINTTFDHIGGGLRAILTDQNKLVVAVGGLTALAAGIYTTREGARVIWGYVDRILGQPSLIRESSRGKYPWSGIFSRAMSSLSRSGDKLSSSKNGIGFGDVVLHPTLQKRIQQLAGATANTKAHQAPFRNMLFYGPPGTGKTMAARELARKSGLDYALMTGGDVAPLGPQAVTKIHQLFDWAKKSKKGLLLFIDEADAFLCERNKTYMSEAQRSALNALLFRTGDQSKDIVLALATNRPGDLDSAVADRIDEVLEFPLPGEEERFKLLKLYLDKYIAQAGLRKSGVLQNLLKKQTQMIEIKGLTDDILREAAAKTEGFSGREIAKLMASVQAAVYGSENCVLDPSLFREVVDYKVAEHQQRRKLAAADGDRV, encoded by the exons ATGGCAAAAACATATGCAATGGGGCTAATCTCAGCTTTGGCAGCAGCCtctgcttcttcttctcttttatcCCAAACCAATAACAACATTGCTTTTGCCGATGGACCCTTTAATTTccctttattttcttctccttctccttcttcaGGTTCTCCTCAGTCTTCTTCTGGGCAATTGCAGTCACAGCCGTCTGTTTCACCGGCGTCTACGGCTGATAAGGAGGCTTCTGGGAGTGTTAGGGTTAGGAATGATAATCCAAGGACGTCGTCTGCTGGGTTTGATCCTGAGGCTTTGGAGAGAGGGGCTAAGGCCTTGAGGGAAATCAGCAGCTCCCCTAATGCCAAAAAG TCTTTTGAACTTATgaagaagcaagaagagaCAAGGCAGGCTGAGTTGGCTGAAAAAGCTGCAGAATTTAAGGCAATGCAAGCCCAAGCTGAAACT GAGAGACAAAGAGTAATATATGATGAACAGAAGAAGCTAACTCAGCATCAAGCCCAAACAAAGTCACAGATGGCTCGTTATGAGGATGAATTGGCAAGGAAGAGGATGCAG GCAGAAAATGAATACCAAAGAGCAAGGAATCAAGAGCTTGTAAAACAGCAAGAAGAATCAGCAATTAGACAGGAGCAGGCTCGGCGAGCTACAGAAGAACAGATTCAAGCACAGCGGCGACAAACAGAGAGGGAGAAAGCTGAGATCGAACGTGAAACAATCAGAGTGAGAGCTATGGCAGAAGCAGAAGGGAGAGCCCATGAAGCAAAGCTTGCTGAAGAAGTTAATAGGCGCATCCTCATAGATCGTGCAAATGCAGAAAGAGAGAAGTGGGTTGCTGCAATAAATACTACTTTTGACCATATTGGAG GTGGTTTGCGAGCCATTTTGACAGATCAAAACAAGCTGGTTGTGGCTGTTGGAGGGTTGACAGCTCTTGCTGCTGGCATTTACACCACCAG AGAAGGTGCAAGGGTGATTTGGGGCTATGTGGATAGAATTCTGGGACAGCCATCACTTATTAGAGAATCTTCCAGAGGGAAGTACCCTTGGTCTGGCATCTTTTCACGTGCTATGAGCTCTCTATCACGCAGTGGCGATAAACTATCTTCTTCAAAAAATGGAATTGGGTTTGGTGATGTGGTTTTACACCCTACTCTTCAAAAACGAATTCAGCAGCTAGCTGGTGCAACTGCCAATACAAAAGCCCACCAAGCACCATTTAGGAACATGCTTTTTTATGGGCCTCCAGGGACAGGGAAAACAATGGCTGCAAGAGAATTGGCTCGTAAATCT gGATTAGATTATGCATTGATGACGGGTGGAGATGTTGCTCCACTGGGACCACAGGCAGTTACAAAGATACACCAGTTATTTGACTGGGCAAAGAAGTCTAAGAAGGGCTTGTTGCTTTTTATTGATGAAGCAGATGCATTTTTGTGCGA ACGGAACAAAACCTACATGAGTGAAGCTCAACGGAGTGCACTTAATGCTCTTCTTTTCCGCACAGGTGACCAGTCCAAGGACATTGTCCTTGCTCTTGCTACAAACCGTCCCGGTGATCTTGATTCAGCTGTGGCTGACCGTATTGATGAAGTACTGGAATTCCCTTTGCCTGGGGAAGAGGAACGCTTCAAACTGCTAAAGCTCTATCTGGATAAGTACATAGCTCAGGCTGGCTTGAGAAAATCTGGAGTGCTTcaaaatcttttgaaaaagCAAACTCAGATGATTGAGATCAAGGGACTGACAGATGATATCTTAAGAGAAGCTGCAGCTAAAACTGAAGGATTTTCTGGAAGGGAAATAGCCAAACTGATGGCTAGTGTTCAAGCAGCTGTATATGGGAGTGAGAACTGTGTGCTGGATCCAAGCCTCTTTCGTGAAGTGGTAGATTATAAGGTCGCAGAACATCAACAGAGAAGAAAACTGGCTGCTGCAGATGGAGATCGCGtttga